In Peptostreptococcus equinus, the DNA window TAGACCAGTCTCATTTTCTATTACTGTTTCTGGATGTCCTCCAACCCTAGTAATAATTACTGGTATAGCGCATGCCTCTGCTTCTATTACAGATACTCCAAAACCTTCGCTAAGTGATGGAAATACACATACATCACAAGAATTATATACATATTCAAGTTCATGACTTGGAACTCTACCCAATAAACTTATGTTATCCCTAGAATTAAGTGTTGAAATCTGTTGGATTAAATTTTCTTTTTCATTACCTTCGCCGCCTATTTTAAGTCTCAATTTTTTCCCGAACAATTCTCCTGAATACCTATTATAAAGCATTTCAAAAGCATCAATTAAATATTTAATACCATATTTCTTTTCTAGACTTTTTACTATACCAAAGGTAAAATATTTTTCATCTCTATAACCATTTAGTGGTCTAAATTTATCTACATCCACCCCAAAATAAGTTATTTTCGCTTCTTTTTTTGTATATAGATTTACTTCTCTAGCCATATCAATACTATTTGTAAAAATATAATCTGCATATTTGAAATTATGTTTTATTATATTCTTTTGTATAAATCCGTTTCTTGGAAAGTCATATATATCTGTCCCCCAGACAGATATAATATAAGGTCTATGCCCCAAAAGCGTACCTATAAAACCATAGCTACTAGCATAGTGGGCATGCAGTATATCTGGATTAATTTTCTTTACTAGAGATCTAATATTTTTAATATGACCTAAATATGATAATTTTTTATATATTTTTTCATTTTTAACTTCATTTACATTAGTTTGGAAATTATGAACATTTACACCATCAATATCTCCACCATTTAATGAAATAACATGAATCTCGTAATCCTTATTTTTGAAGAAGTTGCACCACTTAATAACATGTGAGTTATTTGCATCTCCTAAGTAACATATTTTTTTCAAGAGATACCTCCTTTATATTCAAATAATAAATATGCTTCTCATAGAATATACTATAAGAAGCACATATTAATTATTATACAGTTCCTGCCATTTCTAATATTTCAACCGATGACAAGGCTATAGCTGTTCCTCTGACAACACATGATATTGGATCATCCGCTAATCTAACAACTAAACCAGTTATTTCAGATATTTTTTTATCCATTCCATATAATAGGGCACCCCCACCTGTAAGAACTATTCCTGTATCTGCTATGTCAGATGCTAGTTCTGGTGGTGTATCTTGTAGGGCGCTTATTACTAGATTACATATTTGACCTACACTTATAGACATTGCATCCATTATTTCTATAGAACTTACTGTAATAGCTTTTGGTAAACCGCTAGCTAAATCTCTACCAGTTATCTTTACAAATCTTTCTTCTTGTCTACTATAAGCACAACCTATATCTTTTTTAATTCTTTCAGCTGTTCTCTCACCGATCATTACATTATAATTTCTTTTTATATATCTTCTGATATCTTCATCAAATTTGTTACCAGCTATTTTTATTGACTTACTAAGTACTGTTCCACCAAGAGAAATAACAGCAACATCAGTGGTTCCTCCACCTATATCTACTACTAAGTGTCCACCTGGCTTTGTAATATCTATTCCTGCTCCTATGGCTGCGGCTATAGGTTCTTCTATTAAAAGAACTTCTCTTGCTCCAGCCTGTCTAGTAGCATCTTCTACAGCTTTCTTTTCAATATCGTTAATTTTAGAAGGTACAGATACCATTATTCTAGGCATAACTATTTTTCCCATACCCTTCTTTTCTCCAATTATTGAGATAAAGCCTCTTAGCATTTTTTCTGCATTATCATAATCAGATATTACACCATTCATCATAGGTCTTATAGCCTCAATTTCCTTTGGTGTTCTACCTATCATTCTATATGCATCATTTCCAACTGCAATTACTTCATCTATTCTATTGTCTACTGCAACAACTGAAGGTTCATTTAACACTATACCTTTATCATCTACAACCATTTGTACATTTGCAGTACCTAAATCGATCCCTATATCTATACCAGCCATAAAAACCTCCGAAATTATATATTAGTCTTCAACTATTTCTACATCGCCACCAAGCGATCTAAATTTCTTATCAATATCAACATATCCTCTTTGAATATGATATATTTCTCCGATATTAGTTACACCCTCTGCAATCAAACCACAGAGAATTAAGGCTGCACCTGCTCTTAGGTCAGTTGCTCTTACATCTGCACCTACAAGTTGATCCACACCGTTTACTACAGCGCTTCTTCCATCTATTTTGATATTTGCACCCATACGATTAAATTCAGTTACATGCATAAATCTATTTTCAAATACTGTTTCTATAACAACACCAGTACCTTCAGCTACCGTTAACATAGCCATAAATTGTGCCTGTACATCTGTTGGAAAGCCTGGGTGTGGTAAAGTCTTTACATCTATTGGCTTTATTATTTCTGGACCTACAACTCTTACTGAATTTTCATCTTCTTCTACTTTTGCACCAGCTTCTCTAAGCTTTGCTATTACTGGTTTTAAGTGATCTAATATTACATTTTCTAAAGTAATATCTCCCTTAGTCATAGCAGCTGCTACCATATATGTAGCTGCTTCTATTCTATCTGGTATTATTGTATGTTCAGCACCATGCAGCTTTTTTACGCCCTTTATTTTTATAGTATTAGTTCCAGCACCTCTAATTGATGCTCCCATTTCATTTAGAAAATTAGCTAAATCAACAATCTCTGGTTCTTCGGCTGCATTTTCAATTATAGTTATTCCATCAGCTAGTACAGCTGTCATCATAATATTTTGAGTTGCACCTACAGAAGGAAAATCTAAGTATAATTTATTACCTATTAAATTCTCTGCCTTTGCTTCTACAAAACCATGATCCATATTAATTTCTGCTCCAAGAGCCTTAAAACCTTTTAAATGTAGGTCTATAGGTCTAGTTCCTATAGCACATCCACCTGGCATGGAAATTTTAGTGTGGTTAAATCTCGCTAGCAATGGTCCCATTACTAGAAAGGATGCTCTCATTTTCTTAACTAATTCATATGGAGCTTCACAAGTCTTAATATTTGATGAGTCAACTATTAATGTACCATCTTTATATTCTACTTCTGCACCTAAGTGTCTAATTAAATCACTTATTACGTGTACATCTCTTAGATTTGGTACACTATTTAAAACACATTTCCCATCAACTAATAAAGTCGCAGCTATTATTGGTAATACTGCATTTTTTGCTCCATCTATCTTCACCGTACCATTTAACGGTGCACTCTTTCTAACTCTAATTCTTGGCATATTTTTCTCCCTAATTTCTAAAACTGTATATTTATCTGCATTTATAAAACTTAAAAATCAACTTTCCAAATCTTATAAATGATAATAAACATATATTAATAGTATATAAATTTTTTATTAAATATGTCAACTATTTTCATATAAATACAAAGCATAATTTCAAGCGTTTCTATTTTAGATATAATTATTTGTAGATAAAAAAGGAGATAATAGGTATCTCCTTCAATCTAAACAAAATACATCTATATTATATCAAACAAACAGTCTATAAATCAACAAATTATCATATTTTTACTGACATTATTCTATTATTTATACTTATTAATCACTATAATCCAATTTTTTCTTCTATTATTTTAGCAAGTCCATTAGCAAGGTCACCTATTTGATTTATGTCTTTACCTTCAAGCATAACTCTAACAAGAGGTTCTGTACCTGATGGTCTAATTAAGACTCTTCCATGACCATCCATCAGTTTTTCTATTCTTTCTATTTCCTGTGCTATATCGTCAATTTCCATATACTTACTTTTATACTCGTTTTTAACTTTAACATTGACTAATACCTGTGGATACTGATCCATTACAGAGGATATTTCAGATAAAGACTTATCATTCTCTTTGACAATAGAAGCTAAAACTAATGATGACATTGTCCCATCACCTGTAGTATTATAATCCAAAAATACTAGGTGGCCAGATTGCTCTCCGCCTAAACAATATCCATTCTTCAACATCTCTTCTAACACATATCTATCTCCTACACCAGTTGTAGCAATATTAATATCATTTTCTTTAGCGGCAACAATCAGACCTAGATTAGACATTACTGTTACGACCAATGTATTATTTTTTAATTCATTATTATTTTTCATATGTATAGCGCTAAGAATCATTATCTTATCGCCATCAACTATTTGCCCTTTTTCATCCACTGCTATTAGTCTATCTGCATCACCATCATAGGCAAGTCCCATCTGGGCTTTTTCTTCCACTACCTTTTTCTGCAACATTTCTGGATGTGTAGATCCACAATTATTATTTATATTGCTTCCATCAGGATTTGCGTTTATTTCAATTACTTGTGCACCTAACTCTTTAAATGCCATCGGTGCCACCTTATATGCTGCACCATTTGCACAATCTAAAACCACCTTCATTCCTGTAAAATCTTCATTTATTTTAGATTTTAAATAATCAACATATATTCTACTTGCTTCATGATCAAATACTTTTTTTCCTAAATCTAATGCTACTGGAGTTTTTAGTATTTTTTCAGGATTATCTATATATTTTTCAATTTCTAATTCTACTGAATCATCTAATTTAAAACCTTTGCTGTTAAAGAATTTTATACCGTTATATTCCACAGGATTATGTGATGCAGATATTACCACCCCACAATCGGCTTTATAATATCTAGTCAAATAAGCTACTGCAGGAGTAGGTATTATACCAACTGTTATAACATCACAACCAACTGACATCAAACCTGCTATAAGAGCAGATTCCAGCATATCTCCTGATATTCTAGTGTCTCTTCCAACGACCACTTTTACTTTTTCTTTACCATCAGCTAATACATAGCCTCCAGCACGTCCTAATTTGTAAGCAAGTTCGCAATTCAATTCTGTATTGGCAATTCCTCTTACACCATCAGTTCCAAAATATTTTCTCATCTATATACACCTCTTAATTTACTTAATAATTTATTTACATTTATAAAATAAAATACATAATAGATTTTTACACAAAAACCCACTATGTATTTTATTTTACCATAAAAAAGTCCATTTTTGTTACTTATTATAAAAAAAGACTGCCACAAAATGTGACAGTCATATTTTATAATATTAATTTTTCTTCTGAGCCATAACTGCATTATATCCAGCTTCTAAAGCTTGTCTATTTACAGGTATGAATTTTTCTTTTCTCTTTCCGAAAACTTTCTTGAATGCTTCAAGAACAGAGTCTATATCAACACTGTTATCAACAGCTAAGAAAGCTCCAAGCATTACCATATTCGCAAATTTAGGCCCACCTAATTCGTTAGATAGATCATTGGCATCTACATAGTATACTGATATATCATCTCTTTCACTCTTTTCGTGAACTAGAGAACTGTTTATTAATAAGTTTCCTCCTGGTATAACGTCTCCTTCAAACTTAGTTAAAGATGGAGAGTTCATGATGATAGCAGCTGTTGCATCATCAGTTATAATTGGAGAACCTACTGGCTTGTCTGAAATTGTAACAGCACAGTTAGCTGTACCGCCACGCATTTCTGGACCATAAGAAGGTAACCAAGAAACTTCCTTATTTTCAATCATTCCAGCATAAGTCATTAACTGACCCATAGACATAACACCCTGACCACCGAATCCGGCACAAATAACTCTAGATGTACTCATTATTATTTTTCCTCCTTAGCAGCTTCAATATCAACGTCTCTAAAATTCTGAACTGGGAAATAAGGAACCATATTGTCTCTTAACCACTGTAAAGCGTCTGGTGCAGTTTTACCCCAGTTTGTTGGACAAGTAGAAAGCACTTCTACCATTGAGAATCCAAGACCTGCTTTCTGAACTTCGAAAGCTTTTCTAATACATTTTTTAGCCTTTCTAACTTCTGCAGGAGTATCTACTCTTACTCTTTCTACATATACAGCACCAGTTAAAGTAGATATCATTTCAGCTATTCTGATTGGGTAACCATGAAGCTCAGGATCTCTACCACCCTGACATGTAGTTCCTTTTTCACCTATTAGTGTAGTAGGAGCCATCTGTCCACCTGTCATACCGTAAGTAGTGTTGTTAACGAATATAACTGTTATTTTTTCACCTCTATTAGCTGCATGAACTATTTCAGCAGTACCAATTGAAGCTAAGTCACCATCTCCCTGATATGTAAATACAGTATGATCTGGTAAAACTCTCTTTATACCTGTAGCACATGCTGGTGCTCTACCATGAGCAGCTTCATGCATGTCGCAATTAAAATAATTATATGCAAGTACTGAACATCCAACAGGAGCAACTCCTACTGCATTTCCGCACTGATCCATTTCTTCTAAAACTTCTGCAACTAGTCTATGGATAATACCATGAGTACATCCTGGACAGTAATGTGTCTGTGCATCAGTTAAACCTTTAGTTCTTTCGAAAATTACAGCCATTACTTAACACCTCCCATAATTTCTTTTGCTCTTCTTACTATTTCCTTTGGTTCTGGAACCATTCCACCTGGTCTACCATAGAAGTGTACGTTATGTCTTCCGTTTGAGCCTAACTTAACATCTTCCACCATCTGCCCCATTGACATTTCGATTACGAATAAATCCTTGCAAGCTGGGATTTCATCAAATGCGTGGTATGGATAAGGCCATACAGTCTTAGGTCTTATTAGACCAACCTTGTATCCTTCTTCACGTAGATCTTCAACACAGTTCTTAACAACCCTTGCCATTGTTCCATAAGCAACGAATACTAATTCTGCGTCTTCAGTTCTATCCATTTCAACCTGAACTTCTTCTTTTTCTATAAGATCATATTTTCTACCTAAATGATAGTTATGTTCTTCAAGAATTTCAGGAGATAAGTATAGAGAGTTTATTATGTTTGGTTTTCTTTCTCCCTTTGTTCCAGTTGTAGCCCAATCCTTAGCAGGAATTTCTCTCTGCTTTCTTGGTCTATCAAAATCAACTGGTTCCATCATCTGTCCTATCATACCATCTAGTAATACTAGGACAGGAGTTCTATATACTTCAGCAACATCAAAAGCATCCTGAATCATATCACATGCTTCTTGTACACTTGATGGAGCGTAAACTGGAGTTCTGTAGTCTCCATCACCACCACCTCTTGTACACATAAAGTAGTCAGATTGAGAAGGTTGTATTGATCCTAGACCAGGGCCACCTCTCACTACGTTTAATATAACACATGGTACTTCAGCACCTGCACAATAAGTTATACCTTCTTGCTTTAATGCTAGTCCTGGAGAAGATGAAGAAGTTAGTACTCTAGCACCACATCCACCTGCACCATAAACCATGTTTATAGCAGCTACTTCAGATTCAGCCTGAACAAAAGTTCCTCCTATTGCTGGTAATTCTCTTGATAAATATTCTGGTAACTCACTTTGTGGAGTTATTGGGTAACCGAAGAAATGTCTACATCCTGCTGTTATAGCAGCCTTACCGAATGCTTCGTTACCTTTCATTAGTATCTTAGCCATTAATAATCCCCCCTAAAATTAATCTCTTTCTACAGTAATTACTGCATCAGGACACATCATAGCGCAGCTTGCGCATCCGATACATTCTTCCATTTTTTCAACATGTGCTGGGTTATATCCCTTTGAGTTAACCTTTGATAGGTCAAGCTCAATTATTCCTTTTGGACATACAGAAACGCAAAGTCCACAACCCTTACAGTACTTTTGATCAAAAGATACTCTACCTTTAGCCATTGTGTTGCCTCCTTAAAATAAAAATTAGTCTAAATAGTTTAATATATAAAAAACACAGCTACATCATCCATCCTTCTCTTAGCATCAATTTGATAGGTATAATTTCACCTTCAAAATCAGCTGGGATGTCCTTAACTAAAGATTCCAAACAAGAAACGTACCTAATAGGCAAATTTCTCTCTTTAGATACCTGACGGCATACTTCTTGGCCTCTTTCTAAGTCTTCAATAGTTGTTGCTTTTAGCATATGAGTATTATTGATTAATCCAGTTATCTTCAATTTTGAAGCTTCCTCAATTTCGTCAATATATTTCATAACTTCTTCAGCAGTCTGTGTCTTTTCTCTGTTTGCATTAACCACGAAAAACATATCGTAGTCATCATCTTTTATCATATCTCTATAACGAGCTATAACTGTGGCTCCTACTTTGTCACCACCTAAATCTATTATATTGTTGTAGTCATCATTTAGTAATGGAGTGTGAATTTCAGCAGATAATGCTGGAATATCAAGTGTAGGAGCATCAACTGAACTAGAAATCATGTGTATACCATTTTCTTCAAACATATCTTTTAAACCTCTTGATCTGAAATAAACGTTTACCACATCTAGGTCAGTTACAGCAAATTTACCTTCTATTTCTTTTCTAAGCTTTAATGCATAATTCGCAGTAAATTCGCTCTTACCACTACCATAGTGACCAGTTATTATTCTTATTCTCTTAGTCTTTTCCATTTCTTTCTCCATTCCTAGTTACTCAGTACTATTTAAATCTATATGGTATGCAAAACACATACCATATAGAAATTTAGTTAAATTACTGTGCATCGTAACTTTGAGCTTCTTCTTCTCCCTTTAATACTCTTAGTGCACCAAGAGTAAGCGCTATCATTTCATCTTCACCAGGATATACCTTTACATTTCCTATAAATGATACTCTTTCTTCTATCATCTTTGTAAATGATTTAGAATAAGCTATACCACCTGTTAATAATACTGCATCAACCTTTCCTGATAATACCGAAGCACAAGCTCCTATTTCTTTAGCTATTTGATAAGCCATTGCTGAATATACTAATTCAGCCTTCTTATCTCCTTTTTCTATCATAGCTTCAACATCTCTAGCATCATTTGTATTTAAATACGATACAAGTCCACCAGCACCTGTTATAAGCTTCTTAATATCATAAATTGTATATTTTCCACTATAGCACATTTCTACCAACTGACCTATTGGCACTCCACCACTTCTTTCAGGTGAGAATGGTCCTTCTCCATCAAGAGCGTTAGCTACATCCACTACACATCCAGCCTTGTGAGCTCCTACAGAAACTCCTCCACCCATATGTGCAACTATTAAGTTAAGATCAGTATATTTTTTACCAATTTCTTCAGCGTATCTTCTTGCTATAGCCTTTTGGTTAAGTGCATGAAAAATACTCTTTCTTTCTATATTAGCCATACCTGATATTCTTGCTATTTCTTCCATTTCATCAACAACAACAGGATCTACTATATAAGCAGGTATATTAAGTTCCTTTGAAAATTCGTTAGCTATTATACCGCCTAAATTCGATGCATGCTGTCCAGATACACCTACCCTTAAGTCTTCTAACATATTTTCAGTTACACTATAAGTTCCGCCCTTTATAGGCTTCAATAAACCACCTCTACCTACTACACAATCTAAACTTGATAGTTCGATATTGGCAGATTTTATTTCATTTTCTATAACTTCTTTTCTAAAGTTAAATTGATCTGATATTTGTTTAAACTGAGCAATTTCCTCTGATGAATGACGTAAAGTAGTCTCAAAAACTTCCTTATCATTGTCATATACAGCTATCTTAGTTGAAGTTGATCCTGGATTTATAGCTAGTATTCTATATACTTCCTTCATTTTATACCTCCAAACATTTTTCCCATTATTATTTGATAATAGATTATTTATTTTATCTTTGCAAAAAAAATATTTATACATCCTATCTCTTGTTGTAACGTTTTCATATTACACAAAATGTATAAAAATCTTTCTTTCATATACTATTTTATTACTAAAGTAAAAAACTTGCAAGAAAAATATAAAATTAACAATAAACCGATAACCTTATTTTTTTAATGCAAGCAAATTTTATATTATATTTAATTTTATTTTTTTAAGCATATACAAATAGTATTTTAATTTTACTTATATATATATTATTTTTCACAAGTGATTTTTAACAAGTATTATATTTTCAATTTGTTTTATTTTTATACAAAATTCTATAAAATTTAATATTTTTTAATAAATTATTTTTTATTAAGATCTACTTCACTTATAGAATCCTTTATCTCAATTGAATTAGGTATAAGCAATTTTATTTTTTTCCCAATAAAATCCTTAATATTACTATCATCAATATTTTGTGTTTTTATTTCACTTATATGATCTATAGAATCTTTTGTTCCCTTAATTGTAACTTCACTTGGTGATATGGTAAGATTCTTAGCATCATATTGACTTCCATCATAATCTATTTTTATAGGTACATTTTTTTCAATGTAAAAAGTTACTTCTGCCTCTACTTCTTTTTCTGATATATCTACATTTACCTGATGTCCATCTTTATCAAAAGCCAATAGCTTAACTTTTTGATTGACTTTCGAATTCGTTTTATCCCCTAGTTTTAGACTACCTCCTACATAATCAACGAGATTTATAAGACTTCTAGGTCCACTAACTGTCACCTCATCAAATGATTGTTCTATAGAATAAATATTCTCTTTAGGCATACTATTTTGCTTTATCTTAACTGGAACTCTCTTTGTAAGTTTTTTCTCAAGATTTATTACATAAGTATTATCCTTTAATTCCCTAGAAACCCGGTTTGAAATGTTGGTAGTCAAGTTTACAATATTCTTACCTTCTACTGGTCTTACCACTTCTCCATAAACTCGTACATTATTTGCATTTAATTTCTGCAGTTCGGATAACTTACCAGAAACAGTGACATTTGTAGTCACATTTTTATTTGGATAAATCACATATCTTTCTTTTTCTATTTCACTTACATTTGTAATTGTAATTGGAACATTTTCTATGACCTTTTTGTCATCTGGATCCACAACAGCAATTACATATAGCCAAAGAGCTATAGAAGCAACAACAGAAATAACCTTATATTTTATATTAGCTTTATCTCTAATCTTTTTTTCCATTCATTACACCTCTACTCTACCTATTACATTTTTACATTATTTTTTTATCTTATCTCCAATAAACTTCCAGTTACTCTCTGATTTTGTCTTGTAAAAATTTTTAAGTATATTGTATAGTCTTTCTCTTGTGACATCTCTATATATTTTTCCTGATCTAGCTATAGATACTCCACCAGTTTCCTCAGATACAATCAATGTAAGACAATCTGATATTTCACTTATACCTATTCCTGCCCTATGTCTTGTTCCCAATTCACTGCTTAAATCTTTTCTTTGAGTCAATGGCAAAAAACAAGCTGCAGACTTTATTTTTGTATCTCTTATTATTACAGCTCCATCATGTAATGGGGTATTAGGAATAAAAATATTTCCTAATAACTGTTTAGTTACTTGACCATCTATTTTTATACCAGTCTCTACTATTTCTTTTATCTTTGTCTTTCCTTCTAATACCAGTAGAGCTCCTATCTTCTTTGAGGCAAGGTCATAAGTGCTCTCTAAAATTTCTTCTACTAAATCTTCTATTATTTTATCATTTTCAACATCAGAATTTTTGCCAATTCTAACTATACTTGTATTTCTACCTATATGTTCTAAACCTGCTCTAAGCTCTGGTTGGAATATTATAAACGGCAATATAAATCCAACTTCTAGTATTTTTACTAACACCCAGTACAAAGTATGTAATTTAAACAATCCACTTAATTGAGTAGCTATGAGCAAAAATATTACACCTTTTAATAATTGTTCTGCTCTTGTATCTTTAATAAATTTTAACATTTGATAAAAAATATAGGATATTATCAATATATCAACTACATCATTTATACTTATTTTTGTCAGGATTTGAGTTATATTGTTTATAATCAAGTTAATTGCTAACATTGAAGACCTCCTAGATTTTACTAAGATTACTTTTTCGAAATAAAATTTTTTCGTTTTAATTAATGAATTTCCCAAAAAATAATTCTACATTTTATTTTACCACATATAAGAGATGGGTAATAGTCTATATCAATTTATAAATCTTAAAAAATTTTAAAAAATTAATAAAGAAAAATACAAAAAAAAGACTACCTTTATAAGTAGTCTTAATGAGCGCACAGGGATTCGAACCCCGGACACACGCCTTAGAAGGGCGTTGCTCTATCCAGCTGAGCTATGCACCCATGATAATAAATATTTTGGAGCGGGAAACGAGATTCGAACTCGCGACTTCGACCTTGGCAAGGTCGCGCTCTACCACTGAACTATTCCCGCATATAAAAATGGCGACCTGGAAGGGGCTCGAACCCTCGACCTCCAGCGTGACAGGCTGGCATTCTAACCAACTGAACTACCAGGCCGCATTAATTTCTTTCTTATGGTGGGAGTAACAGGGCTCGAACCTGTGACCCCCTGCTTGTAAGGCAGATGCTCTCCCAGCTGAGCTATACTCCCACATACAGAAAATGGAGCGGGTGAAGGGGATCGAAC includes these proteins:
- a CDS encoding CdaR family protein; this encodes MEKKIRDKANIKYKVISVVASIALWLYVIAVVDPDDKKVIENVPITITNVSEIEKERYVIYPNKNVTTNVTVSGKLSELQKLNANNVRVYGEVVRPVEGKNIVNLTTNISNRVSRELKDNTYVINLEKKLTKRVPVKIKQNSMPKENIYSIEQSFDEVTVSGPRSLINLVDYVGGSLKLGDKTNSKVNQKVKLLAFDKDGHQVNVDISEKEVEAEVTFYIEKNVPIKIDYDGSQYDAKNLTISPSEVTIKGTKDSIDHISEIKTQNIDDSNIKDFIGKKIKLLIPNSIEIKDSISEVDLNKK
- the cdaA gene encoding diadenylate cyclase CdaA translates to MLAINLIINNITQILTKISINDVVDILIISYIFYQMLKFIKDTRAEQLLKGVIFLLIATQLSGLFKLHTLYWVLVKILEVGFILPFIIFQPELRAGLEHIGRNTSIVRIGKNSDVENDKIIEDLVEEILESTYDLASKKIGALLVLEGKTKIKEIVETGIKIDGQVTKQLLGNIFIPNTPLHDGAVIIRDTKIKSAACFLPLTQRKDLSSELGTRHRAGIGISEISDCLTLIVSEETGGVSIARSGKIYRDVTRERLYNILKNFYKTKSESNWKFIGDKIKK